Proteins found in one Fulvitalea axinellae genomic segment:
- a CDS encoding aminopeptidase P N-terminal domain-containing protein, with the protein MKYDKIDTEMFVENRRRFAKKMKQDSLAVLNSNDVMPTNADGIMGFRQNNDLFYLSGIDQEESILLISPQAQDSNLREVLFITETNEHIRIWEGDKLTKEQAREISGIKNVQWLQEFESILHLMAFHADTIYLGHNEHIKTSTKEIQTREDRFIDWCKARFPLHEYGRVARITRDLRIVKSEEEINQIKKACEITGMGFERALGMIQPGVHEFEIEAELTYTFLKNRSRGHAFLPIIGSGGNACALHYVKNEDHCEDGQMILMDFGAEYANYYADITRCVPVNGTYSPRQRAVYEAVLRCLREGVKMLRPGVRLDDYEKNMASLVEKELIGLGLLDAEEVANQDPDAPLYKKYFMHGTAHHIGLDVHDVGNRMIPVREGMVLTCEPGIYIREENIGVRLENDYLVTADGPVSLTDHIPIEPDEIEDIMAKNAIPV; encoded by the coding sequence ATGAAATACGATAAAATAGACACCGAAATGTTTGTCGAAAACCGTCGGCGCTTCGCAAAAAAGATGAAACAGGACTCTTTGGCCGTGCTCAATTCCAACGACGTAATGCCCACCAACGCGGACGGCATCATGGGTTTCCGGCAAAACAACGACCTTTTTTACCTTTCGGGAATAGACCAAGAGGAATCAATCCTTCTGATTTCGCCACAAGCGCAAGATTCCAACCTGCGTGAAGTACTGTTTATCACAGAAACCAACGAGCATATCCGCATTTGGGAAGGCGACAAACTGACCAAGGAGCAAGCCAGAGAAATCTCGGGAATCAAGAACGTGCAGTGGCTTCAGGAATTCGAAAGCATCCTTCACCTTATGGCTTTCCACGCCGACACCATTTACCTTGGCCATAACGAGCATATAAAAACCTCGACCAAGGAAATCCAAACCCGTGAAGACCGCTTCATTGATTGGTGCAAAGCCAGATTTCCGCTACACGAATACGGCAGGGTGGCGCGCATAACCAGAGATTTGCGAATCGTAAAATCCGAAGAGGAAATCAACCAGATCAAAAAGGCCTGTGAGATTACGGGAATGGGCTTTGAAAGGGCTCTGGGAATGATTCAGCCAGGAGTTCACGAATTCGAGATCGAGGCGGAACTGACTTATACTTTTCTTAAAAACCGGTCGAGAGGCCATGCGTTCCTACCGATTATCGGATCGGGCGGAAATGCTTGCGCGCTTCATTACGTAAAAAACGAGGACCACTGCGAAGACGGCCAGATGATCCTGATGGATTTCGGCGCCGAGTACGCCAACTATTACGCTGACATCACGCGTTGCGTTCCCGTAAACGGCACTTACTCGCCACGCCAACGGGCCGTGTATGAGGCTGTGCTCCGTTGCTTGCGCGAAGGCGTGAAAATGCTCCGTCCGGGCGTAAGGCTCGACGATTACGAGAAAAACATGGCTTCGCTGGTAGAAAAAGAGCTTATCGGGCTAGGCCTACTCGACGCCGAGGAAGTGGCGAACCAAGACCCCGACGCCCCGCTTTACAAGAAATACTTTATGCACGGCACGGCGCACCATATCGGGCTGGACGTACATGACGTAGGCAACCGCATGATTCCGGTAAGGGAAGGAATGGTTTTGACCTGCGAACCGGGCATTTATATCCGTGAGGAGAATATCGGCGTGCGCTTGGAAAACGATTATCTGGTTACGGCTGACGGCCCCGTGAGTCTTACTGACCATATTCCGATTGAACCGGACGAGATTGAGGATATTATGGCCAAGAATGCTATTCCTGTTTAA
- the recQ gene encoding DNA helicase RecQ — protein sequence MTSLTESHESGDIIRKKLKEVFGYGQFRGNQEPIIKNIMKGRNTFVLMPTGAGKSLCYQLPAILSEGTAIVISPLIALMKNQVDQMNALGVHARVLNSTLSRGEANDVKKQALEGKVKLLYVAPESLAKEENVEFLEKVTISMVAIDEAHCISEWGHDFRPEYRRIRTIISQFGDVPVIALTATATPKVQLDIQRNLNMEAADVFKSSFQRENLYYEVRPKQQIKKQLVKYVKDRKGQAGIVYCLSRKKVEEIAEFLSVNGVKAAPYHAGLDAAVRMRHQDAFLNEDLDVIVATIAFGMGIDKPDVRFVVHYDTPKSLEGYYQETGRAGRDGIASDCLMFYSYNDILKLEKFHKDKSVTERENARLLLGEIQAYAESAICRTRQLMNYFGENFDKACGNCDNCCHPKEKFEAKEMLSLAIQTVEQTGERFGMAHLTKVLRGSKDQYVVSYGHDALDVYAKGAEESDDIWRSIFRNGILLGFFEKDIENVGVLKLTDKAKEFLREPFSVMVPKNHDYSNLGEEEEIAREQVDTKGYDEALFSLLKQLRKKVAAQKGLPPYVIFQDPSLEEMATTYPVNNDDLLQVNGVGQGKVMKFGKEFVALIKKYVADNDIETAGNVIIKTNVTRSKDKVLLIQQVDKKTNLDELAESRGGSFDKLLDELESICFSGTKINIDYFIDDLLDEESQEEIIEYFLESETDDIDEAMDEFGDEYDEDELRLVRLKFISDTAN from the coding sequence ATGACAAGTTTGACAGAAAGCCATGAAAGTGGCGATATCATAAGGAAGAAGCTCAAGGAGGTTTTCGGTTACGGACAATTCCGGGGAAACCAAGAGCCGATCATAAAGAATATAATGAAGGGGCGCAATACTTTCGTGCTTATGCCAACCGGCGCCGGAAAGTCCCTTTGCTACCAACTTCCTGCTATTTTGAGCGAAGGCACGGCCATCGTGATTTCGCCGCTGATAGCCCTGATGAAAAACCAAGTGGACCAGATGAACGCCTTGGGCGTCCACGCCCGGGTACTGAACTCCACGTTGAGTAGGGGCGAGGCCAACGACGTGAAGAAGCAGGCCCTGGAAGGGAAAGTGAAGCTCCTTTACGTTGCGCCGGAATCTTTGGCCAAGGAGGAAAACGTTGAATTTTTGGAAAAGGTAACCATCTCCATGGTAGCCATCGACGAGGCCCACTGCATATCCGAATGGGGGCACGACTTCCGTCCCGAGTATAGGCGTATCCGCACCATTATCAGCCAGTTTGGCGACGTGCCCGTAATAGCGCTCACCGCCACCGCCACCCCGAAGGTTCAGCTCGATATACAGCGCAACCTGAATATGGAGGCGGCCGACGTGTTCAAGTCCTCGTTCCAACGCGAAAACCTTTATTACGAGGTTCGGCCCAAGCAGCAGATCAAGAAACAGCTTGTCAAATACGTCAAGGACCGCAAGGGCCAGGCGGGAATTGTCTATTGCCTCAGCCGTAAAAAGGTGGAGGAGATAGCCGAATTTCTCAGCGTAAACGGCGTTAAGGCCGCGCCATACCATGCCGGTTTGGACGCCGCGGTCAGGATGCGTCACCAAGACGCTTTTCTGAACGAGGATCTGGACGTGATCGTGGCTACCATCGCCTTTGGCATGGGCATCGATAAGCCCGACGTGCGCTTTGTGGTGCATTACGATACGCCCAAGTCTTTGGAGGGCTACTATCAGGAGACTGGCCGTGCCGGCCGGGACGGAATAGCTTCCGACTGCCTGATGTTCTACAGCTATAACGATATTCTCAAGCTTGAGAAATTCCATAAGGATAAATCTGTAACCGAAAGGGAGAACGCCCGTCTTTTGTTGGGTGAGATCCAGGCTTACGCTGAGTCCGCTATCTGTAGGACGCGTCAGCTGATGAATTATTTCGGGGAGAACTTTGACAAGGCTTGTGGCAATTGCGACAATTGCTGTCATCCTAAGGAAAAATTCGAGGCTAAAGAGATGCTTTCTCTTGCCATTCAGACCGTTGAACAGACCGGCGAGCGTTTTGGTATGGCGCACTTGACCAAAGTGTTGCGCGGATCGAAAGACCAGTATGTCGTTAGTTACGGCCACGATGCCCTTGACGTTTATGCCAAGGGCGCTGAAGAGTCGGACGATATCTGGCGCTCCATTTTCCGTAACGGCATTTTGCTTGGCTTTTTCGAAAAGGATATCGAGAATGTCGGTGTACTGAAGCTGACGGACAAGGCCAAAGAATTTCTCCGCGAACCATTTAGCGTGATGGTTCCCAAGAATCATGACTATAGTAACTTGGGCGAAGAGGAGGAAATAGCCAGGGAGCAGGTGGATACCAAAGGTTATGACGAGGCGCTTTTCAGTTTGCTTAAACAACTTAGGAAAAAAGTCGCGGCGCAGAAGGGGCTTCCGCCTTACGTGATCTTCCAGGATCCTAGCCTTGAAGAAATGGCTACTACCTATCCGGTCAATAACGATGACCTTTTGCAGGTAAATGGCGTAGGTCAGGGCAAAGTCATGAAATTCGGGAAAGAGTTTGTGGCGCTGATCAAAAAGTACGTGGCCGACAACGATATTGAGACCGCCGGCAACGTGATTATCAAAACGAACGTCACCCGGTCGAAGGACAAGGTGCTCCTGATCCAGCAGGTGGACAAGAAAACCAACCTCGACGAACTGGCCGAGAGCCGGGGGGGAAGCTTTGATAAACTACTTGACGAGTTGGAGAGCATTTGCTTTTCGGGGACCAAGATCAATATCGATTATTTCATTGACGATCTTCTGGATGAGGAAAGCCAGGAAGAAATTATCGAGTATTTCCTTGAATCCGAAACCGATGATATTGACGAGGCGATGGATGAGTTTGGTGATGAGTATGACGAGGATGAATTGCGTTTGGTTCGTCTCAAGTTTATCTCTGATACGGCAAACTGA
- the purD gene encoding phosphoribosylamine--glycine ligase: protein MNILILGSGGREHAFAWKISQSSLCDKLFVAPGNAGTSAVAENVAIDATDFPRLGDFVIENNVKLVVVGPEAPLVAGVRDFFEGDERYADVSVLGPDKAGAELEGSKDFAKAFMQEYGIPTGGYVTYDATQVEEGLAYLDTLTAPIVLKADGLAAGKGVIISETVEHAKETFKEMLLDGKFGDAGAKVVIEEFLRGIELSVFVLTDGKDYVILPEAKDYKRIGEGDTGLNTGGMGAVSPVPFAQGDFLAKVEERVVKPTVAGLKDRGIDFRGFLFIGLMNTDGDPFVIEYNVRMGDPETQAVLPRVESDLADLFLKAAEGRLAGTEIKISPKTATTVVMVADGYPGSYPKGDVISGLDQAENSIVFHAGTKTGENGEVLTNGGRVLAVTGLADGIPEALEKSYAGVSAIDWKGVYSRKDIGQDVMAYKS from the coding sequence ATGAATATCCTTATTCTCGGTTCGGGTGGCAGGGAACATGCCTTCGCGTGGAAAATCAGCCAAAGTTCGTTGTGCGACAAACTGTTTGTAGCTCCGGGTAACGCCGGTACTTCTGCGGTGGCCGAAAACGTAGCGATTGACGCTACCGATTTCCCTCGTTTGGGCGATTTCGTCATCGAAAATAATGTCAAACTCGTTGTTGTAGGCCCCGAAGCCCCTTTGGTGGCTGGTGTGCGTGACTTCTTCGAAGGTGACGAACGCTACGCCGATGTCAGCGTACTGGGCCCGGACAAGGCCGGCGCCGAACTGGAAGGCAGCAAGGACTTCGCGAAGGCGTTTATGCAGGAATATGGTATCCCGACAGGCGGATATGTAACCTACGACGCCACGCAAGTGGAAGAGGGCCTTGCGTATTTGGATACGCTCACTGCGCCGATCGTGCTGAAAGCCGACGGATTGGCGGCGGGCAAAGGCGTAATCATCAGCGAGACTGTGGAGCACGCCAAGGAAACGTTTAAGGAAATGCTCCTTGACGGAAAATTCGGCGACGCCGGCGCCAAAGTGGTGATCGAGGAGTTTCTTCGCGGTATCGAGCTGTCGGTATTCGTATTGACAGACGGAAAAGACTACGTGATCTTGCCGGAAGCCAAAGACTACAAGCGCATAGGGGAAGGTGACACTGGGCTGAACACTGGCGGAATGGGAGCCGTATCTCCGGTGCCGTTCGCTCAGGGTGATTTCTTGGCTAAAGTGGAGGAGCGCGTGGTAAAACCTACGGTAGCGGGCCTCAAAGACCGCGGTATCGATTTCCGTGGCTTCCTGTTTATCGGATTGATGAATACGGACGGCGATCCATTCGTAATCGAGTACAACGTGCGTATGGGCGACCCTGAAACACAGGCGGTACTTCCGAGAGTGGAAAGCGATTTGGCCGACTTGTTCCTGAAAGCCGCCGAAGGGCGTTTGGCGGGAACGGAAATCAAGATTTCGCCCAAGACAGCCACTACAGTGGTAATGGTGGCGGACGGATATCCGGGAAGCTACCCTAAAGGCGATGTGATTTCCGGTTTGGACCAAGCGGAAAACTCGATTGTATTCCACGCAGGTACCAAGACGGGCGAAAACGGCGAGGTGTTGACCAACGGCGGTCGCGTATTGGCCGTAACCGGTTTGGCCGACGGCATTCCTGAAGCCTTGGAGAAATCGTACGCCGGCGTATCGGCCATCGACTGGAAGGGCGTGTACAGCAGAAAAGACATAGGACAGGACGTAATGGCCTACAAGAGCTGA
- a CDS encoding basic secretory protein-like protein produces MFRKHCLHCFSLLLLLAPAQVFAQIAERHFEKPEVTFVNLDESENGKLYGKIVPNPEAFIQETAFRVCQILFKEKKEIPVVKTINYKVEDYKGVSEKTGELPAVNVRFSSSYLRAKFEALSKDSVALYEEVVGVLAHELTHVYQNDDGGRYSELGGVIEGLADAVRTKLGYKDYGKRKKGGSYKDAYDTSAFFFVWIEKNKTTDFIYKLNKSLAPDDGKKWTWDEVKRITGTDVETLWAEYQSEFPI; encoded by the coding sequence ATGTTCAGAAAGCACTGTTTGCATTGCTTCTCATTGTTGCTGTTGTTGGCGCCGGCGCAGGTTTTTGCCCAAATAGCCGAGAGACATTTTGAGAAACCCGAGGTCACTTTTGTGAATCTTGACGAATCCGAAAACGGAAAACTGTACGGAAAGATAGTGCCGAACCCGGAAGCCTTTATACAGGAGACTGCCTTTAGAGTCTGTCAGATTCTTTTTAAGGAGAAAAAGGAAATTCCTGTGGTGAAGACCATCAATTATAAGGTGGAAGACTACAAAGGAGTATCGGAGAAGACAGGAGAGTTACCGGCAGTGAACGTAAGGTTTAGCTCCAGCTATTTGAGAGCGAAGTTCGAGGCTTTGTCAAAAGATAGCGTGGCATTGTACGAGGAAGTGGTGGGAGTATTGGCCCACGAGCTGACTCACGTTTACCAGAATGACGACGGCGGAAGATACTCCGAGTTAGGAGGCGTAATAGAGGGCCTAGCCGATGCGGTGCGGACCAAATTGGGCTACAAGGACTACGGCAAACGCAAAAAGGGCGGGAGCTACAAAGACGCGTACGACACTTCGGCGTTCTTCTTCGTATGGATAGAAAAGAACAAGACGACAGATTTTATATATAAGCTGAACAAGAGCCTAGCCCCGGACGACGGAAAGAAATGGACGTGGGACGAGGTGAAAAGAATAACGGGAACGGATGTGGAGACCCTGTGGGCCGAATACCAGTCCGAATTCCCGATATAA
- a CDS encoding rhomboid family intramembrane serine protease: MKVTYNSPVVLTFTFASALVLILNEVTAGAMTPYFSVGGTMNWASPLDYFRLFSHVLGHADWAHLFGNFTFILLIGPILEEKYGGGKLLGMILVTALVTGLCNVFFFSNGLLGASGIVFMMILLGSIVNAERGTIPLTFILVAVLFLGKEIADIFRDDQVSQAAHIIGGICGAAFGFFLIGEKKKPGAGSTASTEDTTASDDFPGLSDLE; this comes from the coding sequence ATGAAAGTGACTTATAATTCGCCTGTAGTGCTGACTTTTACTTTTGCGTCGGCTTTGGTTTTGATTTTAAACGAGGTTACGGCTGGAGCCATGACACCGTATTTTTCGGTAGGAGGAACGATGAATTGGGCATCGCCACTGGATTATTTCAGGCTGTTTTCCCATGTGTTGGGCCACGCCGACTGGGCGCACCTGTTCGGGAATTTCACTTTTATACTACTGATAGGACCTATTTTGGAGGAAAAGTACGGAGGAGGAAAACTGTTGGGGATGATACTGGTGACAGCCTTGGTAACTGGGTTGTGCAATGTGTTTTTCTTTTCGAACGGCTTGTTGGGTGCCAGTGGTATCGTGTTTATGATGATTCTGCTGGGATCGATAGTAAATGCCGAGCGGGGGACTATTCCGCTTACGTTTATATTGGTGGCGGTACTGTTTTTGGGCAAAGAGATCGCCGATATTTTCCGGGACGACCAAGTGTCTCAGGCGGCGCACATTATCGGAGGTATTTGCGGAGCGGCGTTCGGTTTCTTTCTGATCGGGGAAAAGAAAAAGCCGGGAGCGGGCTCTACGGCATCAACTGAAGATACCACGGCGAGCGACGACTTTCCCGGCTTGTCCGATTTGGAATAA
- a CDS encoding enoyl-CoA hydratase/isomerase family protein yields the protein MEHYTPKQTAKIAKETFRYLIVKTEGHTLRLTLNRPEKKNAMNPQFMREIAFCLDYAKHTPEIWAVGFDAVGEIFSAGADLKAFAGIKTDDGVSSIPPPATGDVILGSAFRQLHKPCIAQITGNVYAGAFLIVCGCTHVVCSENVKFSLPEALRGIWPMQVMASLTRIIPERAIVDWCTRPTAISAQEAKEKGLVTTLVKAPEDVQGETEKLLANLAKLSPTAIRHGLAALDELRSISPEHRHSFLKGKLDEVLRSKDAKEGLAAFREKRPPEWTGS from the coding sequence ATGGAACACTACACCCCGAAACAAACCGCCAAAATAGCCAAGGAAACTTTTAGGTACCTTATCGTAAAAACCGAAGGACACACCCTTCGCCTCACCCTCAACAGGCCGGAGAAGAAGAACGCCATGAACCCGCAATTTATGCGCGAGATCGCTTTCTGCCTCGACTACGCCAAGCATACGCCCGAAATCTGGGCGGTCGGCTTCGACGCCGTCGGCGAGATCTTCTCCGCCGGCGCTGACCTGAAAGCCTTTGCCGGCATAAAAACCGACGACGGAGTTTCCTCCATCCCGCCCCCCGCCACTGGCGATGTCATCCTAGGTAGCGCTTTTCGACAACTCCACAAGCCTTGCATTGCGCAAATTACGGGCAACGTCTACGCCGGCGCCTTCCTTATCGTATGCGGGTGCACGCATGTCGTTTGTTCCGAAAACGTCAAATTCAGCCTTCCGGAAGCTCTCAGAGGCATCTGGCCTATGCAAGTCATGGCTTCCCTAACCCGGATTATTCCGGAAAGGGCCATCGTGGACTGGTGCACGCGTCCTACCGCCATTTCGGCGCAAGAGGCAAAAGAAAAGGGCCTTGTCACCACTTTGGTGAAGGCCCCGGAAGACGTTCAGGGAGAAACCGAAAAACTGCTGGCCAACTTGGCCAAACTTTCGCCTACGGCAATCAGACACGGCCTAGCCGCCTTGGACGAATTGCGTTCCATTAGTCCGGAACACCGTCACTCTTTCCTGAAAGGCAAGCTCGACGAAGTTCTCCGCTCCAAGGACGCCAAAGAAGGCCTGGCCGCCTTTAGGGAAAAAAGACCGCCCGAATGGACAGGCTCCTGA
- a CDS encoding DinB family protein, whose product MKKFLAFFFTLSFLSQANAQEGHSFADEFTPVWQRAKAYTLELAELMPEEKYGYKPTEDIMSFREHLQHLIKNFAALQTYVTGNKQCELSDKTANLDQLDKKQLIALTGQAFDFIDKLANNTSDAEAQAPLAKPFFAKGVDMNKRKIFYLLRDHTTHHRGQLVIYLRMNGIKPPRYRGW is encoded by the coding sequence ATGAAAAAATTTCTAGCATTCTTCTTCACCCTTAGTTTTCTATCCCAAGCCAATGCCCAAGAAGGCCATTCCTTCGCCGACGAGTTTACTCCGGTTTGGCAACGCGCAAAAGCTTACACTTTGGAACTGGCCGAACTGATGCCCGAGGAAAAATACGGCTACAAGCCTACCGAAGACATAATGAGCTTCCGTGAACACTTGCAACACCTAATCAAAAACTTCGCGGCGTTACAAACCTACGTCACCGGCAACAAGCAATGCGAACTGAGCGACAAAACCGCCAATCTTGACCAACTCGACAAAAAGCAACTTATAGCTCTTACCGGCCAAGCCTTCGATTTTATCGACAAATTAGCGAACAATACTTCCGATGCGGAAGCTCAAGCCCCGCTGGCCAAGCCTTTCTTCGCCAAGGGCGTGGACATGAACAAACGCAAGATATTCTATCTTCTGCGTGACCACACTACCCACCACAGGGGGCAATTGGTTATTTACCTGCGCATGAACGGCATCAAACCGCCACGCTACAGAGGCTGGTAA
- a CDS encoding 5-formyltetrahydrofolate cyclo-ligase — MLKPDLRKHFLNRRKLTDDSVIEKQSLDVRDRFAEEFGKLEFETVHCFLPILKHKEINTWPLIDFFSEKTVVVSKSDFKTHEMHSFVLEKNTPLEENRWGIPEPVNARPIHEHKIDLVLIPLLTFDKLGYRVGYGKGFYDRFLQRCRPDVLKVGLSLEAPVEKISDTHEHDQKLDYCITPDKVWSFV; from the coding sequence ATGCTCAAACCCGACCTGCGCAAACACTTCCTCAACCGCCGAAAACTCACCGACGATTCGGTCATCGAAAAACAAAGTCTGGATGTCCGCGACCGTTTCGCCGAAGAATTCGGAAAACTGGAATTCGAAACCGTCCATTGTTTCCTCCCCATTCTCAAACACAAAGAGATCAACACTTGGCCTTTGATCGATTTTTTCTCGGAGAAAACTGTGGTCGTATCCAAAAGCGATTTCAAAACACATGAGATGCACAGCTTTGTTTTGGAGAAAAACACGCCGCTGGAAGAGAACCGCTGGGGAATACCCGAACCCGTAAACGCCCGCCCTATCCACGAACATAAAATCGATTTGGTTCTGATTCCTTTGCTCACTTTCGACAAACTGGGCTACCGAGTGGGCTACGGAAAAGGCTTTTACGACCGTTTTTTACAGCGATGCAGACCGGATGTGCTTAAAGTCGGGCTTTCTTTGGAAGCTCCCGTAGAAAAAATCTCCGACACGCACGAACACGACCAAAAACTCGACTATTGCATCACTCCTGATAAGGTTTGGAGCTTCGTTTAA
- a CDS encoding ABC-F family ATP-binding cassette domain-containing protein yields the protein MLSVSNLSLRFGKKPLFEDVNLRFTEGNCYGVIGANGAGKSTFLKIISGEIDQTSGQVAMTPGARMTVLKQDHFAFDSYTVLDTVLMGHDKLYSIMKEKDEIYAKEDFSEEDGIRASELEAEFAELDGWNAESDAAALLSGLRVGEDLHYKQMSELSGNEKVRVLLAQALFGNPDILLLDEPTNDLDVETITWLEDFLLDFKNIVIVVSHDRHFLDTVCTHMVDIDFGKIQIHTGNYTFWYQSSQLALRQRQDQNKKLEDKRKELQAFIERFSANAAKSKQATSRKKMLDKLNLDEIQPSSRRYPGIVFSQEREVGNQILEVEGLSKSLEGETLFNGVEFTVAKGDKIAFLSRNSLAVTQFFQILEGELDADSGNFKWGVTVNKGFLPNDNSKYFDTDLDLFSWLRQYTTSEDETYVRGFLGRMLFSGEDTQKSAKVLSGGEKVRCMLSKIMLQNPNLLVLDEPTSHLDLESITAFNNGLKDYAGTVLFASHDHEFVQTVANRIIELTPNGIIDKHTTFEDYLADEQVAARREAMYAK from the coding sequence ATGCTTTCAGTATCTAACCTTTCCCTTCGCTTCGGCAAGAAACCACTGTTTGAAGACGTGAACCTCAGGTTTACGGAAGGTAACTGCTACGGCGTAATCGGCGCTAACGGCGCTGGAAAGTCTACTTTCCTGAAGATTATTTCGGGCGAGATCGACCAAACCTCCGGCCAAGTGGCCATGACGCCCGGCGCGCGCATGACCGTGCTGAAGCAGGACCACTTCGCCTTTGACAGCTACACCGTGCTGGACACCGTGCTGATGGGCCACGACAAGCTCTACAGCATCATGAAGGAAAAGGACGAGATATACGCTAAGGAAGACTTCAGCGAGGAAGACGGCATCCGCGCCTCCGAGCTTGAGGCCGAATTCGCCGAACTCGACGGGTGGAACGCCGAAAGCGATGCAGCGGCTTTGCTGAGCGGACTCCGCGTAGGCGAAGACCTGCACTACAAGCAGATGAGCGAACTCTCGGGTAACGAAAAGGTACGCGTGCTTTTGGCCCAAGCGCTCTTCGGCAATCCGGACATCCTGTTGCTTGACGAACCTACCAACGACTTGGACGTCGAGACCATCACTTGGCTGGAAGATTTCCTTCTTGATTTTAAAAACATCGTGATCGTGGTTTCTCACGACCGTCACTTCCTCGATACCGTGTGTACGCACATGGTCGATATCGACTTCGGAAAAATCCAGATCCACACGGGTAACTATACTTTCTGGTACCAGTCTAGCCAATTGGCCCTCCGCCAGCGTCAGGACCAGAACAAGAAGCTGGAAGACAAGCGTAAGGAACTCCAAGCCTTTATCGAGCGTTTCTCGGCCAACGCCGCCAAATCCAAGCAGGCCACCAGCCGTAAGAAAATGCTCGACAAGCTGAACCTCGACGAGATCCAGCCGTCTAGCCGCCGTTATCCGGGTATCGTGTTCTCGCAGGAAAGGGAAGTCGGAAACCAGATTCTGGAAGTGGAAGGTTTGAGCAAAAGCCTCGAAGGCGAAACGCTTTTCAACGGCGTGGAATTCACCGTGGCCAAGGGCGACAAAATCGCTTTCCTTTCGCGCAACAGCCTTGCCGTCACCCAATTTTTCCAGATACTCGAAGGCGAACTCGACGCCGACAGCGGAAACTTCAAATGGGGTGTGACCGTAAACAAAGGTTTCCTTCCGAACGACAACAGCAAGTACTTCGACACCGACCTCGACCTGTTCAGCTGGCTCCGCCAATACACCACTTCCGAAGACGAAACCTACGTTCGCGGATTCTTGGGCCGTATGCTTTTCTCTGGCGAAGACACCCAGAAATCGGCCAAAGTACTTTCCGGTGGCGAGAAAGTTCGTTGCATGCTCTCCAAGATCATGCTCCAAAACCCGAACCTCCTTGTTTTGGACGAACCTACAAGCCACTTGGACTTGGAATCGATCACTGCCTTCAACAACGGCCTGAAAGATTACGCCGGCACAGTGCTTTTCGCATCGCATGACCACGAGTTTGTTCAAACCGTAGCCAACCGTATCATCGAGCTGACGCCAAACGGCATCATCGACAAGCACACCACTTTCGAAGACTACCTCGCCGACGAGCAGGTTGCCGCACGCCGCGAAGCCATGTACGCAAAATAA
- a CDS encoding methylated-DNA--[protein]-cysteine S-methyltransferase, protein MIYDIVDTAFGEFMLAGKDGRLSVLSFVDGPKFQPAPKEWIRGEGAFEEAVSQLEAYFAGDLKEFDLSLAPEGTDFQCKVWRELEKIPFGETRTYEEISRALGNPKAVRAVGAANGANPIGIIVPCHRVVGKDGSLTGYAGGLSLKRKLLELEGRPGMQYELFPL, encoded by the coding sequence ATGATATACGATATAGTCGATACCGCTTTCGGAGAATTTATGCTGGCGGGAAAAGACGGGAGGCTCAGTGTGCTGAGTTTTGTGGACGGACCGAAATTCCAGCCCGCTCCCAAAGAATGGATTCGGGGAGAAGGCGCTTTTGAGGAGGCCGTGTCGCAATTGGAGGCCTATTTCGCCGGTGATTTGAAAGAGTTTGATCTCTCGTTGGCTCCCGAAGGAACCGATTTTCAATGCAAAGTGTGGCGGGAATTAGAAAAAATTCCCTTTGGGGAAACAAGGACCTACGAGGAAATATCGAGAGCGTTGGGAAACCCGAAAGCCGTGAGGGCGGTGGGAGCGGCCAACGGAGCCAACCCGATTGGGATTATAGTGCCTTGCCACAGGGTGGTGGGCAAAGACGGTTCATTGACCGGTTATGCCGGAGGATTGAGTCTGAAACGCAAGCTATTGGAGCTGGAAGGGCGCCCGGGTATGCAATATGAGCTGTTTCCGCTTTAG